In Vespula vulgaris chromosome 10, iyVesVulg1.1, whole genome shotgun sequence, the following are encoded in one genomic region:
- the LOC127066914 gene encoding solute carrier organic anion transporter family member 4A1 isoform X5 — MRDKFAFGSGVPDMHETLSNFPEQFGDGPRKPEIKAEMPKESDRTTDNLKCGWFWFRPIYLQKFRTAKWALFWLCWAGAMQGMVVNGFVNVVITTIERRFGLRSSQTGLIAGGYDIASFLLLVPVSYLGGRSKASKPRYIGVGVLVLGLGSLLFASPHYLVGPYRGGQQSENVCQRANNASTTRSVSCSDINGEADEQQEPYSGMYLIIFLLAQLLHGAGAAPFYTLGVTYLDENVSKKMSSVYLGIYYTMAVIGPALGYVVGGELLKLYTDFIIVDPSTIGLTPDSNVWVGAWWIGFLAAAVICFVIAIPLLAFPPALPGSEELAKERVSEAHAKPNKSSAREPGEAFSKIRELPRAMTELLTNPAFFMLNLAGASEGLLIAGFAAFLPKLIENQFSVNASSAALLMGLVTVPAGGGGTFLGGYLIKRLNLSCSGILKFCLFSTAACIVFTLCFALSCPNLNFAGLTVPYHSLTKKSLSLEDSCNSACGCSRSEFNPICGIDGLTYYSPCHAGCYQEISMNDVKVYADCSCIQGTAKTLTMLNSNENVTYEAVNTTCTSTCSYLWLFVVLAFCNMFVTFLCTMPALSSTLRVVRDDQRSFALGIQWIKVRILGTIPAPMVFGALIDETCILWQENCDGRGACLVYDNYYMSSYMLALAFIGKAASLLFFFLAWWSYIPPVSKTIGPNSRQEATAGANISLVPNDPSNDLQLTPATITPMMDA, encoded by the exons ATGCGAGACAAATTTGCATTTGGT TCGGGCGTCCCGGACATGCACGAGACTCTATCCAACTTTCCGGAACAGTTTGGGGATGGACCGAGGAAGCCGGAAATAAAGGCGGAAATGCCAAAGGAGTCGGATAGAACCACGGACAACTTGAAGTGCGGCTGGTTTTGGTTCAGGCCAATTTATTTGCAGAAATTCCGGACGGCCAAGTGGGCGCTCTTTTGGTTATGCTGGGCTGGGGCTATGCAAG gTATGGTCGTCAACGGCTTCGTGAACGTCGTGATAACGACGATCGAGAGGAGATTCGGTCTGAGATCGTCTCAAACTGGATTGATCGCCGGTGGATACGACATCGCGAGTTTTCTTCTACTCGTGCCGGTCAGTTATCTCGGTGGTCGTTCGAAGGCATCGAAACCCAG GTACATCGGCGTTGGCGTTCTAGTCTTAGGTTTAGGAAGTTTACTCTTCGCGTCGCCTCATTATCTGGTCGGTCCCTACAGAGGTGGTCAACAATCGGAAAACGTATGTCAAAGGGCGAACAACGCGTCCACCACGCGTTCG GTATCGTGCAGTGATATTAATGGAGAAGCCGACGAACAGCAGGAACCTTACAGCGGAATGtacttaatcatttttttgcTGGCCCAACTTTTACACGGCGCCGGAGCAGCGCCATTTTATACTCTCGGTGTCACTTACCTGGACGAAAACGTCTCGAAGAAGATGTCCTCCGTGTATTTAG GTATCTATTACACAATGGCGGTGATAGGACCTGCTTTGGGGTACGTGGTCGGTGGGGAACTTTTAAAACTCTATACAGATTTTATCATCGTCGATCCATccac AATCGGATTAACTCCGGATAGCAACGTTTGGGTAGGCGCATGGTGGATAGGTTTTCTGGCAGCTGCAGTTATTTGCTTTGTTATCGCGATACCGCTTCTGGCATTTCCTCCAGCTTTACCGG gtTCGGAAGAATTGGCTAAAGAGAGAGTATCCGAGGCACACGCGAAACCAAACAAATCCTCGGCTCGTGAACCTGGAGAGGCCTTTTCGAAAATTCGCGAACTACCACGTGCCATGACGGAATTGCTGACCAATCCTGCGTTCTTCATGCTAAACTTGGCGGGTGCCAGTGAGGGCTTGCTTATAGCAGGTTTCGCTGCTTTCCTACCAAAACTGATCGAAAATCAATTTAGCGTCAACGCCAGCTCAGCCGCGTTATTGATGG GATTGGTGACGGTGCCCGCTGGCGGTGGTGGCACGTTCCTCGGTGGTTATTTGATAAAACGTTTGAATTTATCTTGCTCCGGTATTTTGAAATTCTGTCTCTTCTCCACGGCCGCTTGTATAGTATTCACCCTCTGTTTTGCACTGAGCTGTCCGAATTTGAATTTCGCCGGACTCACCGTACCTTATCATTCTCTTACAAA AAAATCGTTATCGTTGGAAGACTCTTGCAACAGTGCCTGCGGATGCTCTAGGTCGGAATTTAATCCTATTTGCGGCATCGATGGACTGACTTATTACTCACCGTGCCACGCTGGATGTTATCAGGAAATATCGATGAACGACGTCAAA GTGTACGCGGATTGCAGTTGCATTCAGGGTACGGCCAAAACTTTGACGATGTTAAATAGCAACGAGAACGTCACTTACGAAGCCGTAAACACGACCTGCACAAGCACCTGTTCTTATCTTTGGCTCTTCGTCGTCCTCGCTTTTTGTAACATGTTCGTAACCTTTCTCTGTACGATGCCGGCTCTATCCTCGACCCTCAGAGTCGTACGCGACGATCAGAGATCTTTCGCTCTTGGTATACAATGGATAAAGGTTCGAATTCTGGGCACGATACCTGCCCCGATGGTGTTTGGCGCGCTCATCGACGAAACTTGCATCCTGTGGCAAGAGAATTGCGATGGAAGAGGGGCCTGCCTCGTCtacgataattattacatgAGCAG CTACATGCTGGCACTGGCTTTTATCGGCAAAGCcgcctctctccttttctttttcttagccTGGTGGAGTTACATTCCTCCGGTAAGCAAGACGATCGGTCCAAATTCTCGACAGGAAGCCACTGCCGGTGCAAATATATCATTGGTGCCAAACGACCCCTCCAACGATCTTCAACTAACACCAGCCACGATCACTCCTATGATGGATGCATAG
- the LOC127066914 gene encoding solute carrier organic anion transporter family member 4A1 isoform X6, whose product MSGVPDMHETLSNFPEQFGDGPRKPEIKAEMPKESDRTTDNLKCGWFWFRPIYLQKFRTAKWALFWLCWAGAMQGMVVNGFVNVVITTIERRFGLRSSQTGLIAGGYDIASFLLLVPVSYLGGRSKASKPRYIGVGVLVLGLGSLLFASPHYLVGPYRGGQQSENVCQRANNASTTRSVSCSDINGEADEQQEPYSGMYLIIFLLAQLLHGAGAAPFYTLGVTYLDENVSKKMSSVYLGIYYTMAVIGPALGYVVGGELLKLYTDFIIVDPSTIGLTPDSNVWVGAWWIGFLAAAVICFVIAIPLLAFPPALPGSEELAKERVSEAHAKPNKSSAREPGEAFSKIRELPRAMTELLTNPAFFMLNLAGASEGLLIAGFAAFLPKLIENQFSVNASSAALLMGLVTVPAGGGGTFLGGYLIKRLNLSCSGILKFCLFSTAACIVFTLCFALSCPNLNFAGLTVPYHSLTKKSLSLEDSCNSACGCSRSEFNPICGIDGLTYYSPCHAGCYQEISMNDVKVYADCSCIQGTAKTLTMLNSNENVTYEAVNTTCTSTCSYLWLFVVLAFCNMFVTFLCTMPALSSTLRVVRDDQRSFALGIQWIKVRILGTIPAPMVFGALIDETCILWQENCDGRGACLVYDNYYMSSYMLALAFIGKAASLLFFFLAWWSYIPPVSKTIGPNSRQEATAGANISLVPNDPSNDLQLTPATITPMMDA is encoded by the exons ATG TCGGGCGTCCCGGACATGCACGAGACTCTATCCAACTTTCCGGAACAGTTTGGGGATGGACCGAGGAAGCCGGAAATAAAGGCGGAAATGCCAAAGGAGTCGGATAGAACCACGGACAACTTGAAGTGCGGCTGGTTTTGGTTCAGGCCAATTTATTTGCAGAAATTCCGGACGGCCAAGTGGGCGCTCTTTTGGTTATGCTGGGCTGGGGCTATGCAAG gTATGGTCGTCAACGGCTTCGTGAACGTCGTGATAACGACGATCGAGAGGAGATTCGGTCTGAGATCGTCTCAAACTGGATTGATCGCCGGTGGATACGACATCGCGAGTTTTCTTCTACTCGTGCCGGTCAGTTATCTCGGTGGTCGTTCGAAGGCATCGAAACCCAG GTACATCGGCGTTGGCGTTCTAGTCTTAGGTTTAGGAAGTTTACTCTTCGCGTCGCCTCATTATCTGGTCGGTCCCTACAGAGGTGGTCAACAATCGGAAAACGTATGTCAAAGGGCGAACAACGCGTCCACCACGCGTTCG GTATCGTGCAGTGATATTAATGGAGAAGCCGACGAACAGCAGGAACCTTACAGCGGAATGtacttaatcatttttttgcTGGCCCAACTTTTACACGGCGCCGGAGCAGCGCCATTTTATACTCTCGGTGTCACTTACCTGGACGAAAACGTCTCGAAGAAGATGTCCTCCGTGTATTTAG GTATCTATTACACAATGGCGGTGATAGGACCTGCTTTGGGGTACGTGGTCGGTGGGGAACTTTTAAAACTCTATACAGATTTTATCATCGTCGATCCATccac AATCGGATTAACTCCGGATAGCAACGTTTGGGTAGGCGCATGGTGGATAGGTTTTCTGGCAGCTGCAGTTATTTGCTTTGTTATCGCGATACCGCTTCTGGCATTTCCTCCAGCTTTACCGG gtTCGGAAGAATTGGCTAAAGAGAGAGTATCCGAGGCACACGCGAAACCAAACAAATCCTCGGCTCGTGAACCTGGAGAGGCCTTTTCGAAAATTCGCGAACTACCACGTGCCATGACGGAATTGCTGACCAATCCTGCGTTCTTCATGCTAAACTTGGCGGGTGCCAGTGAGGGCTTGCTTATAGCAGGTTTCGCTGCTTTCCTACCAAAACTGATCGAAAATCAATTTAGCGTCAACGCCAGCTCAGCCGCGTTATTGATGG GATTGGTGACGGTGCCCGCTGGCGGTGGTGGCACGTTCCTCGGTGGTTATTTGATAAAACGTTTGAATTTATCTTGCTCCGGTATTTTGAAATTCTGTCTCTTCTCCACGGCCGCTTGTATAGTATTCACCCTCTGTTTTGCACTGAGCTGTCCGAATTTGAATTTCGCCGGACTCACCGTACCTTATCATTCTCTTACAAA AAAATCGTTATCGTTGGAAGACTCTTGCAACAGTGCCTGCGGATGCTCTAGGTCGGAATTTAATCCTATTTGCGGCATCGATGGACTGACTTATTACTCACCGTGCCACGCTGGATGTTATCAGGAAATATCGATGAACGACGTCAAA GTGTACGCGGATTGCAGTTGCATTCAGGGTACGGCCAAAACTTTGACGATGTTAAATAGCAACGAGAACGTCACTTACGAAGCCGTAAACACGACCTGCACAAGCACCTGTTCTTATCTTTGGCTCTTCGTCGTCCTCGCTTTTTGTAACATGTTCGTAACCTTTCTCTGTACGATGCCGGCTCTATCCTCGACCCTCAGAGTCGTACGCGACGATCAGAGATCTTTCGCTCTTGGTATACAATGGATAAAGGTTCGAATTCTGGGCACGATACCTGCCCCGATGGTGTTTGGCGCGCTCATCGACGAAACTTGCATCCTGTGGCAAGAGAATTGCGATGGAAGAGGGGCCTGCCTCGTCtacgataattattacatgAGCAG CTACATGCTGGCACTGGCTTTTATCGGCAAAGCcgcctctctccttttctttttcttagccTGGTGGAGTTACATTCCTCCGGTAAGCAAGACGATCGGTCCAAATTCTCGACAGGAAGCCACTGCCGGTGCAAATATATCATTGGTGCCAAACGACCCCTCCAACGATCTTCAACTAACACCAGCCACGATCACTCCTATGATGGATGCATAG